CGGAGAAATGCTGTTTCGTGGACCTCCCTAATGACCGGTTATGGAATGCACAGTCATGGTGAAGAGGCAATGAAGGTTTTCGATGAGATGATAAGAGACGGTCTTGCTCCTGATGGTGTAACTTTCCTTGTTGTTCTCTATGCGTGCAGCCATTCCGGAATGGTTGATGAAGGGATTAAATACTTTGACAGCATGAGCACGAAATTCGGGATTACCCCTGGACAAGAACACTATGCTTGCATGGTAGACTTATTTGGTCGCGCTGGTCGCTTAGATGAAGCAATGAAGCTCATAAAAGGCATGCCAATGGAACCAGGTCAAATAGTATGGGTGGCATTGCTTAGTGGCTGCAGAAAATATGCAAATGTGGAAATTGGGGAATTCGCTGCAAATAAATTATTACAGTTAGAATCCGAAAACGATGGATCATACACATTGTTGTCTAACATATACGCGAATGCAAGACGGTGGGACGATGTGAGCAGAATCCGATCTTTGATGAAACATACAGGAATAAGGAAGAGGCCTGGTTGTAGTTGGGTGCAAGACAAGAAAGGCACTGCAACATTCTTTGCTGGAGACTGGACACATCCACAGTCGAAGCGGATACATGAAATCCTCCGGGAACTGATTCGAAGAATTGAAGTTCTCGGATATGTTCCGGAGACGAGCTTTGCACTCCATGATGTGGATGATGAAGAGAAAGGTAATCTTCTTATTGAACATAGTGAGAAGTTAGCACTTGCATATGGCATCCTAACATCAGCTCCAGCTGCTCCTATAAGGATCACCAAGAATTTGCGCATATGTGGTGATTGCCATAGtgcttttatttatatatctaTGATCGTTGATCATGAAATCATATTGAGAGATTCTAGTCGCTTCCATCATTTCAAGAAAGGATCCTGCTCCTGCAGGGGCTACTGGtgattcttaaatttttgaTGTACAGTTCAGAAATTGATGAAAAGGTACATTGAAAGATAATGATAAAAGCTCTTTTTGAGTACTTATCAGTTTAAGTTTTTAGGTTAGTTGATTCATTTACATGATATTAGAGCTTTCATAGTCAATGTTGAGCTGATCTGGATATTTGCTTCATGCTCTAAATGATTGTAGAGCGGAGGTGTGCTAGATATTTCATATTGGTTAAGGAAACTATTGAACTATATGACTCCTCATGAGACAATTCTCTTTAGGGTGAGATAGCCCAACGGCACCCAAAACTAATATCAGAGTTCATGGTTGTTGTCCCACCTTGGCACAATGTGTGAGGGGAAGATTGTTGGATTTTCCGACATAGATTGCGGAAAGAAAGTGTGTTTGGTTAATAAATGTGAGAGAAATCTCATCTTTTGAGCTAGTTTTTGGAATGAAAAAGCCTAATAAACACAGACATATTATCAAAGCTCTTAAATCAAGTTAGAGAGTTCAAATgtaaaaagataataataaaagctatttTTAGACCGAAAGTATCAATGTAAGCTTAATTGGTTACTTGCATTATTAATGGATTAAAACTTTAAAATAGATAGTCGCCTTTCTCTTTGATTAGAGTCCAACAAGTTCTTGTAtgaaggaagatgaagaaacaTTCCATTTCCATAACAAAATATAGATAATTTTACAAGTACTGTGTACAATGTACCATCAACACTTGTACTGTCCCGTCCCGTTTACATAGTCACTCTCCCCATTATTTAATATGATTACAACAATAGTCCCCTTACACCCAGCATATAGTGCTGCAAGGGCAAAACCATATTTTGCCTCTCTActtgtctaaattttttaacaaGCCCATGCACTTTGCTTTAGCAGCCTTAGTTAGCCCTTGCGAACATAATTTTCTGATAATCTGGCCCCTGACCAACATCATCATTATTATATCTACCACTATCTGTAAACCGACGCATCATGATCCAGATCAGGCGCGATCTTAGTTTTTGTCGAGCTAATTAGCTGAGAGTGAGTGAGAGATATGCTCTGACATATTTGTTAATCAGGTATATTATCCGAAATTACAAGTACATGGACTAAGGCTTAAATCGAAATATAGAGGTCTGTTGAAGAAATTTTGACAAGTACAGGGACCAAAATATGGGGTTTCCCTTTCTACAACCATTCACTTACTACTCATTTTCCATTGTAAGTACCTCTCCACATTGTCCAGTCCACAGAGCTCCTTCACAACAGGCATGGTAGCAGGGACTTCCAAGACAAATGTTGAACTGACACCATCTAGGCAACCCCATGAATGAAGTTGTTCTCTGGCTGCTCTAATAGCAGTCCTTGTGGCACAGTGAACTGAGGCTGCCAGGAGCAATGGTGGCTCACCAGAAGCTGCAAAAGGTATATATATAACAGCTTAAATCTTTGTGTCTGTAGATAGAAAAGCTCCTTGAAAATTTGTTACATTGATATTCTTTGCAAGTAAGCCTCGACAAGTGCAGAAATTCTAGACTACTTGCAATAACACTGGATTTTAGACTCAAAGTGCAGTAGATTAAgcttatattttaattttaatgttaatTCTAGTCTCATAAGTTTCTCTTAACTTTTCAGCTTCGTATTTTCATGACGCTCTTTTGTTAACTTGAATGGATTCATTTTCATCTTATGTTGCAATTTCTATATGAGTTCCTTTATTGCTTATAACATCAATCCAGAGAACAAGCATCCTTCAAGCACAGGCATAACACTGTCATTTTCTCATCTTGCTATTCGTTCAGGTGGAGAACTGAATCAAGTCTTCTTTCTTTTATCATCAATCGAGTAACTGTTAGTGACCAAAGATTATGAGCAGTGTAGAAAGGATATATTATGATCCTAATTGTTCTTCTCGGATGGATCGAGGGGGTGCTGCGCAGCTGCCAGATCAACCCAGTCAGTGTGGTATTAACGGGTGATGGTTTAGTGATACAAGAGGGAAGCTCGAGGCAACGTGCAGAATTGCTCAGATACCTCTGCACAGATACTGGTCGCCTATGTGCTTTTGAGAAATAATACCACATTACTTATCTAAAATGAAGCTCTACAAATATGGAAAAAGTTTTACCTTTCGAAGAAAGAACACGCTTTTGGTGATGTCCGCTGTTGATTATCTCAACGTTGAGCTTCTTCGGTATAGTGTCTATCGTAGGGATCTTGTACGTCCAAGTGCCTTCAGTGTCTACTAATCCATCTGAGTTTGTTGTGTATTCTTCAAGCATGAAAAACCCTATTCCTTGAACAAAAGCCCCTTCAATCTGCAAACAACAATTACAACCCCTCAGTATATAATACCATGAAAATCCACTCATTACTTTCTCAATACATGACTTTACCATTTGTTTGGAAGAGTTAGGAAAATGGCAAGAAGAGAAAGGTGGAGGACAACGGGGTATGGACCAAGAAAAATtgtttctttctcatttttctcCTCCCACATTCCCTTCCTCCTCATTTCCTCCCTCTCCCAAACAGGGGCTCAAGACTGAAGAATTTGACTTGACTATATATATTGCTAACCTGTCCTAGATCCACAGCGGGGTTGAGACTTTGTCCACAATCATATATAATATCTGATCTCAAAATTGTTGTTTGTCCAGTCAGAAGGTCGATCTCCACCTGTATTACCGCAGAGTCATATTAGGTGCATATTTATTAGTTCTGATGACTTCTACACTTGTGGACTTACAACACATAATCTTCAGTAGTAATGCCGAATGGAAAATGTAAGAAGTACAAGGTGCAGAGAAGAAATTTGCCTCACTCATTGCAGCACCATAATTTAAGTATGTCATGGCAGCAAAGTCGGGGACAAAGAATGAACTTGCCGATAAGTTCACAGCTTCTAAATATGCCTGCGATTTTTGTTGACTGTATAGTTAGATGGCATAGATTTTCCATGACATGGAATGAAGAACTCAGAAAACAATAAATCATCATGGCATGACCGAATTCCATTGCGAAAATGGCTAAAGTAACAAAGATAATAAGTGGAAGGTTCACAATATGCGAATAGCTACCTGGCGAATTAGCATCTCCCATTTTATAGAACCCATTTGCTCTTGTAACCTCTCCTTTAAAGGCGACAACCTGTCGACTAAGGTTTTACAGCAAATTCTAACAGCTTCACAGCTTGATTCTGATGTAGTGCTCCCAGAAGTAAACCCCCCTTGAATTAAACTCAAGGAATCGGATTGTATGACTCGTACTTTATTTAAGAGGTCGCCTGCTCCATCACATTTGATCGACCCAAGTGAAAATGCAGCCATCTGTTTTACCTTGGTCCAGAGTCCCTGCCCCAGCTCTATTCCCCCAACTTCAACGACAACGGACCCATCACTTAGAATGCTCACTCTTCCTGGTGTTGGCCTTACATGCACACCATGTATGATCGGTATTCGACAAAGACCTCGTTTCTTCCACAAATTACACCTATTAAACTCTTTTATCATTTCCGCCCGTTGCATACAGCTTGAAGATGCAGCTAACTTCTCCCAAATCGAAGTTAAAGTGTATTCTACAGGTTCACCGATGCTGCTAGCATCATAGAACCGGTTAAGGCTTTCATAAGTATGAAGATTTACCGATCTAATAGAATCTGCATCCATGGAAAGTGAAGAGGCTACATGTTCAATTACAGCTTCTGCAAGAAATGATCCTTGAACCTCACCAGGAGCCCGCATAGCTGATCTACTCGGACAATTCGTTTTACATACCTTTATATCGAAAGATAATGCACCCCAGTCGTACTTCTTCAGTGGACTCATAAGGTTATGTGGGATTACCGGACTAATGTCTGAGAATATGCCAGCATCGATCAGTATATCAAGCTTCAAGGCTGTAATCTTCCCATTGGATTTGAATCCTACACTATAAGTTACTTTCATCGGGTGCCTTCCTCCTGCCATTATCATATCGGTCTTGCGATTAAGATACATCCTGACCGGGCGCTGTAGTTTGTATGCTGCAAGTGCACAGGCAGTAGCAACCTAAAAAGTATCTCCCTACATAAGTCCTTAAATCAGCAACTAAAAACTTGAATAAATCAGAAATCACTAGAAAAGTTAATGCAGAGAGCCCATATTGATATTGAGAAGAACATCAATGAAAACAAGATGCAGGCAAATTGTCATGAATAGGGATTaggtttaatatttaatttctatgTATAGCTTACTCTACGTATATATAAGTATGGATTCAAACTAGGttaatctttctttttttagagaaaaatgTAAAGGTCGCAATTATGTACATGACCCGACAACACAATACAAAATTGACATGAATTTTGTGAGTTCATGTTTTATTAAACAAGTACCGgttatttttgggttgacactaAATCAGACACATAAACTTTTGGGTTGACCTGCTAACTCGaaatgacacgaatatttaaaattattatatattttttcatgcTTTTACATGTCAACTTAATCAATAAGGGTTTTAATGTCACAATTAAAATTAGTAGTAATAATTACATGTGACCCGTAAACACGACatgaaatcgacactaacccgattAGGGTAACATGGTTGACTCATTTGACACTACCCGTTGACATGACACGAACACCGCATTAACCAGATATTTGCACTCCTAGAACATGAAGTGGTTGTATGCCTTATGATTAATTGAGTTGCTTAACTCTATTGAACAAAGAGATACTTACAGGCATGGATTTGATGGCCTTTCCACCAAAGCCCCCTCCAACTCTTCTCGTAATCACACGCACATTGTGTTCCGGAACACCAAGACATGATGCAATCACAGCATGTGCGAATTCCGGGCATTGAGTTGAACTATAAACCACCATACAGTTGTCTTCATCAGGCACAGCAAGGGCAGTTTGATTTTCCATGTAGAAATAGTATTGTGATCCAAGTTTCATCTGGATGTCATAATTCAGCAATCAGTAATGCAACAAGTGGATGCCAAAAGATGATCTTAGAAGACACTGAAATTCTTCGTCGGCCTTCTCGTGTAATTGTTCTTTCTaacagaaagaaaaaaaatcgtTTCCTTTTTCTCAAGTTGTAGAAGGAATACCTGAGCAGAGAGAATCTTGTCATCAGCTGCAGCCATTCCTTCTGATATATCACCAACTTCTTTGGGGTATAAAAAAGGAGGAACCTCAAAGAAGCTAGATCTCTCAACAGCCTCTTCTACAGTTAAAATCGGAGGCTCTAGATTTTCGAGGTCATAATCAACTACAGCAAAGTCCGATGCTACATCTGCGTGTTTTTGTGTATCTGCAACCTATCAATAGCATTTCATAGACTGCATTAGACACAGCAGTAACATTATAGTCATACGAATAACATTACTTACAAACAAAACTAAGGTAGACGTTGAAGGAAATTACCACGAGGGCGAGGCGCTCTCCAGCAGACTGAGTAAGACCATCAGCAAATAAAGGTTCAGGACCAAATATGGTCTTAGCACCTATGTTCTGCCCACCTTCTGGAATATCTTGAAATGAAATAAGTGCAGTGACTCCATCACGGGGAAAATTAGAGTCGAATTCTATACCCTTTACCCTTGCAGAAGGCTTTTTGCTGTAAATGAATGCTCCGTGCAGACAGTTACTTGGAGAGGgaatgtcatccacataaacagCCTCACCTGCATAATTTGTTACACGAGGAATCGTTTGTCATTGGAAGAGAGAATGCGTAGACGGAAATTATCAAATCAAGATAAATTTAAGAACTTAGCTTGGAAGAGAGAAGTGTGCTAGTCATTAAATGTGACAAAGTAGATAAGATGAGAATAATGATTCATACTAAATTGTAATTTACATTTAAGAAAAATGTAATTAGGAAATAAGTTCATACGAACCAGAAGCTTGAAGAGCAGCACCGGATTTTGTAACTGCCTCACCAATGGGATGAAATTCGTCGTTTATTTGCACCACCTGCTTTGACGATGATAGCAAAGTGCAGGGTTTAAAACGGTCCAGCCTGTCATTACACTGTTCTAACTCTACTTCTTTGGACACTGAATTATGTATAAATCCATTCAATAAGCCATTACAATTTACTAAAGGAGAAAAAAAGTCGAAAAGATAACCGACAGCTAAGCTTGACCTATATTCGGGGTTCCTAGTCCCGTCTTCAGGTACCACAGTATCTTTAACTAATTTAACTGCTTCAAATAAGACATCAATAGTTAACAATTTTCCAGTCAAAATTTCCTCAACTTTCCTTGCTCTTATTGCATGTTTAGTTCCATAAGCACCAAAAGCTAATCGACATCGATTTAAGACAACCCCACCGGAAAGTGATGAGCAGAAAACTTCAGCCAAGAAAGCAGCATTCAAATAGGCCAAAGCATTTCCCAGTGGTCGCGGTGAAGCTCTATATGTTTCAAACAACAGCTTAGATTCTCTTTCAGTAGATTTGTTCTTAACTGCTCTAGAGACGGGGATTTTAACACTTAAGAGTACACTTGCAGAATCCAGAGGCGGCCTTTCCAAGAACCCCTCCAATGTAAGCTTTTCGTGAGTGTTATCGGTTACTATATTAACCGTTGAACCGGCTGCTAGAAGAACTGTAACGATATCAGAAGGAAAGTATTTCCTTTGTGCCATCACTATATTTCCCCCGACACTGCCTGTGTTTCGAATGAATTCGCTAGCAACTTTCTCCATATGTAGTGCTATCTTTTCTAACATAATCTTAAATTCTAAAGGAaattcatctttattttcttcttttagAGCTTCAATAGCTTCAGATATAGTGACAGTTGCTCCAATTTCAATTCCGGACTGATCCCTCCTGATGATCGAGAGCTCAGAAATATTCGTGAGATCAATGTATCTGTCATAACATTCTATTTCCTTATAGTAACCCATTCCAGTGTTCCCAACCAGTAGTTTGATTCGGTTACCATTATTGGTGTTGCTGCTTTTTAATAAGCTCTGAAGCTCCTCAATGCTACTCGGTTTGTACCAAGAGTATCTTTTGGAATCCAAAAACAACGACGTTTTTACTTCCCTTTTCAAAAAATCAGGGAAAGTACAAATCTTGCCATTAGACTCGTACAACGGTAACCTACTTACCTTTACATCCCGGCTCTCTTCCTTCTTCCAGAAAGAGTTAAATCCCAAATCCTCCATATCAACATCAGCTGCAAAACTTTTACATGCATCAGCAACGGGTCGATATCCAGTGCAACGACAAAGGTTTCCTGAAATGGCTTTTTCTGCTTCAACAACTGTCAACTTGGAGAATCCGGGAGGGGGCTCTTCCTGATCAGATTTCTCAGCATTAACAAGGGCCCCAAATAGTGAAATGCACATTCCAGGAGTACAAAAACCACATTGAGATGCATGGAATCCGGAAAACCTTCGATGAATAGGATGGAACCCGTCTTTGCTATTGCCAAGGCCTTCACTTGTTGTAATTGAACATCCATTTATACTGCAAAGCAGTGTGAGACACGAACTTACTGTAAAATCCTTAACTTGATCAGTAGTCGGATCATATTTGGAGAGCAACACGAGACAGGCACCACAACCACCTAAAACCATATATTAGAACACATCATTAAAAACCAGTTACATGTTACTCGGTTTCAAGTCATTCGAGTAATCCATGTTCTAAAAGAAGACTAGTAAATCCTTAGTAGCACACctggaaaatatgaaaacttacTGACAACACACCTCAAGCAAAGATCAGATAAATTTGAAACTCATGGCTCATAGATTTTGAAATTCCTCCTTCTCGGCTGATTGTTATATTTTTCGTTTCCTACTTTGCAACATCTATTGAGGAGAGGGAGAAATGTGCATTCAATTATTAAAAGCTTAGAACATTGAGCAATAAAGTTTCCATTTTGCATCACATATATGAATGAAGGATATCTCCGAAAACTTATGATGTGCAGTACAGTGAAATGAACTCTTCAACAGATAAGAATCTTCACTTCCATCTCAAAGCTGTGATCTTAAAGCTTATTACCACAGTTGCCAAATCGAGATTCAACTCATAAATCGAACACATTTTGTGAATCGTGACTCGTGAATTGAATCGAATtgtaagattcagttcaaattcataatattataaaaaataaaatatttaccaagttgaactcaaaatattatcaaatatttgTCTAGAAATGAAATTTTAatgtcaaagaaaaaaaaaatcatatcatCCAAGTAGTTACAATTCAAATCTAGTACAAATGCAATCCCAATAAAACTAGTTCACAACTCGGACTCCATTTAATAACTTAGTGGAGATGGAGAGTTTGAgcttcttactttttttttcccCTTATTGTCAAATTGATAATGATGGAATGAAACTAGTTTAAGTTGATAACTTGATAAATAACaatcggaatcggaatcggaatcggaCTAGAGGATAGTGGATTTAGTAGTTAGTATTGTTTAAGTTTTTGATGAACAGTGATGAAGAACCGACTCGAAATAGAGTTGAATCGAATCAAATCTTGATTTGAATCGCGAATAGTAAAGTTCTGTTACAATTTAGATTCACCCTATATATTCGGCTCGAATCGAATCCTGTGAATTGTAGGATTCTAACAACAGTGAGCAGAAAACTAGTAAATCAACTTCAAAAATCCATTGGCAA
The window above is part of the Euphorbia lathyris chromosome 3, ddEupLath1.1, whole genome shotgun sequence genome. Proteins encoded here:
- the LOC136222166 gene encoding abscisic-aldehyde oxidase-like isoform X1, which gives rise to MEEVKNNNLVFAVNGQRFEVLTVDPSTTLLEFLRSRTSFKSVKLSCGEGGCGACLVLLSKYDPTTDQVKDFTVSSCLTLLCSINGCSITTSEGLGNSKDGFHPIHRRFSGFHASQCGFCTPGMCISLFGALVNAEKSDQEEPPPGFSKLTVVEAEKAISGNLCRCTGYRPVADACKSFAADVDMEDLGFNSFWKKEESRDVKVSRLPLYESNGKICTFPDFLKREVKTSLFLDSKRYSWYKPSSIEELQSLLKSSNTNNGNRIKLLVGNTGMGYYKEIECYDRYIDLTNISELSIIRRDQSGIEIGATVTISEAIEALKEENKDEFPLEFKIMLEKIALHMEKVASEFIRNTGSVGGNIVMAQRKYFPSDIVTVLLAAGSTVNIVTDNTHEKLTLEGFLERPPLDSASVLLSVKIPVSRAVKNKSTERESKLLFETYRASPRPLGNALAYLNAAFLAEVFCSSLSGGVVLNRCRLAFGAYGTKHAIRARKVEEILTGKLLTIDVLFEAVKLVKDTVVPEDGTRNPEYRSSLAVGYLFDFFSPLVNCNGLLNGFIHNSVSKEVELEQCNDRLDRFKPCTLLSSSKQVVQINDEFHPIGEAVTKSGAALQASGEAVYVDDIPSPSNCLHGAFIYSKKPSARVKGIEFDSNFPRDGVTALISFQDIPEGGQNIGAKTIFGPEPLFADGLTQSAGERLALVVADTQKHADVASDFAVVDYDLENLEPPILTVEEAVERSSFFEVPPFLYPKEVGDISEGMAAADDKILSAQMKLGSQYYFYMENQTALAVPDEDNCMVVYSSTQCPEFAHAVIASCLGVPEHNVRVITRRVGGGFGGKAIKSMPVATACALAAYKLQRPVRMYLNRKTDMIMAGGRHPMKVTYSVGFKSNGKITALKLDILIDAGIFSDISPVIPHNLMSPLKKYDWGALSFDIKVCKTNCPSRSAMRAPGEVQGSFLAEAVIEHVASSLSMDADSIRSVNLHTYESLNRFYDASSIGEPVEYTLTSIWEKLAASSSCMQRAEMIKEFNRCNLWKKRGLCRIPIIHGVHVRPTPGRVSILSDGSVVVEVGGIELGQGLWTKVKQMAAFSLGSIKCDGAGDLLNKVRVIQSDSLSLIQGGFTSGSTTSESSCEAVRICCKTLVDRLSPLKERLQEQMGSIKWEMLIRQAYLEAVNLSASSFFVPDFAAMTYLNYGAAMSEVEIDLLTGQTTILRSDIIYDCGQSLNPAVDLGQIEGAFVQGIGFFMLEEYTTNSDGLVDTEGTWTYKIPTIDTIPKKLNVEIINSGHHQKRVLSSKASGEPPLLLAASVHCATRTAIRAAREQLHSWGCLDGVSSTFVLEVPATMPVVKELCGLDNVERYLQWKMSSK
- the LOC136222166 gene encoding abscisic-aldehyde oxidase-like isoform X2 translates to MCISLFGALVNAEKSDQEEPPPGFSKLTVVEAEKAISGNLCRCTGYRPVADACKSFAADVDMEDLGFNSFWKKEESRDVKVSRLPLYESNGKICTFPDFLKREVKTSLFLDSKRYSWYKPSSIEELQSLLKSSNTNNGNRIKLLVGNTGMGYYKEIECYDRYIDLTNISELSIIRRDQSGIEIGATVTISEAIEALKEENKDEFPLEFKIMLEKIALHMEKVASEFIRNTGSVGGNIVMAQRKYFPSDIVTVLLAAGSTVNIVTDNTHEKLTLEGFLERPPLDSASVLLSVKIPVSRAVKNKSTERESKLLFETYRASPRPLGNALAYLNAAFLAEVFCSSLSGGVVLNRCRLAFGAYGTKHAIRARKVEEILTGKLLTIDVLFEAVKLVKDTVVPEDGTRNPEYRSSLAVGYLFDFFSPLVNCNGLLNGFIHNSVSKEVELEQCNDRLDRFKPCTLLSSSKQVVQINDEFHPIGEAVTKSGAALQASGEAVYVDDIPSPSNCLHGAFIYSKKPSARVKGIEFDSNFPRDGVTALISFQDIPEGGQNIGAKTIFGPEPLFADGLTQSAGERLALVVADTQKHADVASDFAVVDYDLENLEPPILTVEEAVERSSFFEVPPFLYPKEVGDISEGMAAADDKILSAQMKLGSQYYFYMENQTALAVPDEDNCMVVYSSTQCPEFAHAVIASCLGVPEHNVRVITRRVGGGFGGKAIKSMPVATACALAAYKLQRPVRMYLNRKTDMIMAGGRHPMKVTYSVGFKSNGKITALKLDILIDAGIFSDISPVIPHNLMSPLKKYDWGALSFDIKVCKTNCPSRSAMRAPGEVQGSFLAEAVIEHVASSLSMDADSIRSVNLHTYESLNRFYDASSIGEPVEYTLTSIWEKLAASSSCMQRAEMIKEFNRCNLWKKRGLCRIPIIHGVHVRPTPGRVSILSDGSVVVEVGGIELGQGLWTKVKQMAAFSLGSIKCDGAGDLLNKVRVIQSDSLSLIQGGFTSGSTTSESSCEAVRICCKTLVDRLSPLKERLQEQMGSIKWEMLIRQAYLEAVNLSASSFFVPDFAAMTYLNYGAAMSEVEIDLLTGQTTILRSDIIYDCGQSLNPAVDLGQIEGAFVQGIGFFMLEEYTTNSDGLVDTEGTWTYKIPTIDTIPKKLNVEIINSGHHQKRVLSSKASGEPPLLLAASVHCATRTAIRAAREQLHSWGCLDGVSSTFVLEVPATMPVVKELCGLDNVERYLQWKMSSK